One window of Podarcis raffonei isolate rPodRaf1 chromosome 15, rPodRaf1.pri, whole genome shotgun sequence genomic DNA carries:
- the C1QTNF5 gene encoding complement C1q tumor necrosis factor-related protein 5: MEHAVYFFLFLLTLTTDSVQIEDNKIPSLCTGHPGIPGTPGIHGNQGLPGRDGRDGRDGAAGMPGEKGEVGQPGAVGPTGERGSPGLNGFPGEKGAPGECAVAPRSAFSAKRSESRSPPLADQPIVFDVVLVNEQGHYDGNTGKFLCEIPGLYYFAVHATVYRMSLQFDIMKNGKSVASFFQFYGNWPKPTSLSGGTLVRLEPEDEVWVQVGVGDYLGFYSSIKTDSTFTGFLVYSYWQNSPVFA; this comes from the exons ATGGAGCACGCCGtctacttcttcctcttcctgcttaCATTGACCACAGACTCTGTCCAGATTGAGGACAATAAGATCCCCAGCCTTTGCACTGGGCACCCCGGAATTCCAGGCACCCCCGGGATCCATGGTAACCAAGGCCTGCCAGGCAGAGATGGGCGTGACGGGCGTGACGGAGCAGCAGGGATGCCGGGAGAAAAGGGCGAAGTTGGTCAGCCAG GAGCAGTGGGCCCCACAGGGGAAAGAGGCAGCCCTGGCCTCAATGGGTTTCCCGGAGAGAAAGGGGCGCCTGGGGAGTGCGCAGTGGCCCCCCGCTCAGCCTTCAGCGCCAAGCGCTCCGAGTCTCGCAGCCCTCCCTTGGCTGACCAGCCGATCGTCTTCGACGTGGTTCTGGTCAACGAGCAGGGACATTACGACGGCAATACGGGGAAGTTCCTCTGCGAGATTCCGGGACTGTACTACTTCGCCGTCCATGCCACTGTCTACCGCATGAGCCTCCAGTTTGACATTATGAAGAATGGCAAGTCGGTGGCCTCCTTCTTCCAGTTCTACGGCAACTGGCCCAAGCCCACATCGCTGTCCGGTGGCACCCTGGTGCGGCTGGAGCCGGAGGATGAAGTCTGGGTGCAGGTAGGGGTAGGGGACTACCTTGGCTTCTACTCCAGCATCAAGACAGATAGCACTTTCACAGGATTCCTGGTCTACTCCTACTGGCAAAACTCTCCCGTCTTTGCCTGA